From Curtobacterium sp. SGAir0471, the proteins below share one genomic window:
- the ilvC gene encoding ketol-acid reductoisomerase → MTDIVYDADADLTLIQGKKVAVIGYGSQGHAHALNLRDSGVEVVIGLKEGSKSRDKATEAGFQVLTPAEATKDADVVVILAPDQVQRIVYAEDIKPNLKDDATLVFGHGFNIRYGYIEAPEGVDVALVAPKGPGHTVRREYEAGRGVPVIVAVEVDASGSAWDLAWSYAKAIGGLRSGGIKTTFTEETETDLFGEQAVLCGGTSQLIQYGFETLVEAGYQPQIAYFEVLHELKLIVDLIWEGGLTKQRWSISDTAEFGDYVSGPRVISPEVKENMKAVLSDIQDGTFAKRFIEDQDAGAPEFKELRAKGEGHPIEATGRELRALFAWKSNDSDYVDGSAAR, encoded by the coding sequence GTGACTGACATCGTGTACGACGCCGACGCCGACCTGACGCTCATCCAGGGCAAGAAGGTCGCCGTCATCGGCTACGGCTCGCAGGGCCACGCCCACGCGCTCAACCTCCGCGACTCCGGCGTCGAGGTCGTCATCGGCCTCAAGGAGGGCTCGAAGAGCCGCGACAAGGCGACCGAGGCCGGCTTCCAGGTCCTCACCCCGGCCGAGGCCACGAAGGACGCTGACGTCGTCGTGATCCTCGCCCCGGACCAGGTGCAGCGCATCGTCTACGCCGAGGACATCAAGCCGAACCTGAAGGACGACGCGACGCTCGTGTTCGGCCACGGTTTCAACATCCGCTACGGCTACATCGAGGCGCCCGAGGGCGTCGACGTGGCGCTCGTCGCCCCGAAGGGCCCGGGTCACACCGTCCGCCGCGAGTACGAGGCCGGTCGCGGCGTCCCCGTGATCGTCGCCGTCGAGGTCGACGCCTCGGGCAGCGCGTGGGACCTCGCGTGGTCGTACGCCAAGGCCATCGGCGGCCTGCGCTCGGGCGGCATCAAGACCACCTTCACCGAGGAGACCGAGACCGACCTGTTCGGCGAGCAGGCCGTGCTCTGCGGTGGCACCTCGCAGCTCATCCAGTACGGCTTCGAGACCCTGGTCGAGGCGGGCTACCAGCCGCAGATCGCCTACTTCGAGGTCCTGCACGAGCTCAAGCTGATCGTGGACCTGATCTGGGAGGGCGGCCTCACCAAGCAGCGCTGGTCGATCTCCGACACCGCCGAGTTCGGTGACTACGTCTCCGGTCCGCGCGTGATCTCGCCCGAGGTCAAGGAGAACATGAAGGCCGTGCTCTCCGACATCCAGGACGGCACCTTCGCCAAGCGCTTCATCGAGGACCAGGACGCCGGCGCGCCGGAGTTCAAGGAGCTCCGCGCGAAGGGGGAGGGCCACCCGATCGAGGCCACCGGCCGTGAGCTCCGCGCGCTGTTCGCGTGGAAGTCGAACGACTCCGACTACGTCGACGGCTCGGCCGCGCGGTAG
- the otsA gene encoding alpha,alpha-trehalose-phosphate synthase (UDP-forming) — MAADTDPDRYAFVVASNRLPVDRVVDEDGNEGWRHSPGGLVTALEPVMRANDGAWVGWVGQPDVEVAPFDNEGIHIVPVPLSADDVEEYYEGFSNDTLWPLYHDVIEHPSYHRDWWNAYRRVNARFADQIAEIVEQDGIVWVQDYQLQLLPAMLRERRPDLTIGFFNHIPFPPVGIYAQLPWRAQILDGLLGADVIGFQRQDDASDFLRAVRHIKGYTTKGSTIDVPVDDPAAPRSRKGITVRHVEARHFPISIDAESFEEIAHRPEVQERAREIRESLGNPTTVLLGVDRLDYTKGIRHRIKAFGELIEDGRIKVEDATLVQVASPSRERVDTYAALRDEIELTVGRINGDLGVIGHQPIAYLHHGYPREEMVALYLAADIMLVTALRDGMNLVAKEYVAARFDNDGVLILSEFAGAADELKQAVIVNPHDIGALKDSIQRAIEMPRRERSTRMRALRKRVRDNDVARWSRSFLEALDRHAPNRAKLDPSASDPGDQHVEELQDATSIFDQDAQTARAAEDTREARGA; from the coding sequence ATGGCAGCAGACACCGACCCGGACCGCTACGCCTTCGTCGTCGCCTCGAACCGCCTCCCGGTGGACCGCGTCGTCGACGAGGACGGCAACGAGGGCTGGCGGCACTCGCCCGGCGGGCTGGTGACGGCGCTCGAGCCGGTCATGCGCGCCAACGACGGTGCCTGGGTCGGGTGGGTCGGCCAGCCAGACGTCGAGGTCGCCCCGTTCGACAACGAGGGCATCCACATCGTCCCGGTGCCGCTGAGCGCCGACGACGTGGAGGAGTACTACGAGGGCTTCAGCAACGACACGCTGTGGCCGCTGTACCACGACGTCATCGAGCACCCGAGCTACCACCGCGACTGGTGGAACGCCTACCGCCGTGTCAACGCCCGCTTCGCCGACCAGATCGCCGAGATCGTCGAGCAGGACGGCATCGTCTGGGTGCAGGACTACCAGCTGCAGCTCCTGCCGGCGATGCTCCGCGAGCGTCGACCCGACCTGACCATCGGGTTCTTCAACCACATCCCGTTCCCGCCGGTCGGCATCTACGCGCAGCTGCCGTGGCGCGCGCAGATCCTCGACGGGCTGCTCGGCGCCGACGTCATCGGCTTCCAGCGCCAGGACGACGCGAGCGACTTCCTCCGTGCCGTCCGGCACATCAAGGGCTACACGACCAAGGGCTCGACGATCGACGTCCCCGTCGACGACCCGGCCGCGCCGCGGAGCCGCAAGGGCATCACCGTGCGCCACGTCGAGGCCCGCCACTTCCCGATCTCGATCGACGCCGAGAGCTTCGAGGAGATCGCCCACCGACCCGAGGTGCAGGAGCGCGCGCGGGAGATCCGCGAGAGCCTGGGCAACCCGACGACGGTGCTGCTCGGCGTCGACCGGCTCGACTACACGAAGGGCATCCGGCACCGCATCAAGGCGTTCGGCGAGCTCATCGAGGACGGCCGCATCAAGGTCGAGGACGCCACGCTCGTGCAGGTCGCCAGCCCGAGCCGCGAACGTGTGGACACCTACGCGGCGCTCCGCGACGAGATCGAGCTGACGGTCGGCCGGATCAACGGCGACCTCGGTGTGATCGGGCACCAGCCGATCGCCTACCTGCACCACGGGTACCCGCGCGAGGAGATGGTCGCGCTCTACCTCGCCGCCGACATCATGCTCGTCACCGCCCTGCGCGACGGCATGAACCTGGTGGCGAAGGAGTACGTCGCGGCCCGGTTCGACAACGACGGCGTGCTGATCCTGTCCGAGTTCGCCGGGGCCGCCGACGAGCTGAAGCAGGCCGTCATCGTCAACCCGCACGACATCGGCGCGCTCAAGGACTCGATCCAGCGCGCCATCGAGATGCCCCGACGCGAGCGCTCGACGCGCATGCGCGCGCTCCGCAAGCGCGTCCGCGACAACGACGTGGCCCGCTGGTCGCGGTCGTTCCTCGAGGCGCTCGACCGGCACGCCCCGAACCGCGCCAAGCTCGACCCGTCGGCGTCGGACCCGGGCGACCAGCACGTCGAGGAGCTGCAGGACGCGACGTCGATCTTCGACCAGGACGCGCAGACGGCACGTGCCGCCGAGGACACCCGGGAGGCCCGTGGTGCCTGA
- the otsB gene encoding trehalose-phosphatase, whose protein sequence is MTDPSALSSALETLAATPRLLVALDFDGTLAPFADDPAQVGALPGSWAAVLTLQRARDTEVVLVSGRPLEGLARVSHAPDGMALVGSHGVEWRVDGHDEAALSEDERARVDRVGAALDEVGARFPGVVVEHKPAGHGLHTRRVSAEVAAEANAAASRAAHDADPDVLERGGKDIVEFAVRHVTKGDAIDRLRELRGADAVFFAGDDVTDEDAFRVLRDGDVGVKVGEGDTLAAHRVADPAALTDVLKQLARLRATR, encoded by the coding sequence GTGACCGACCCGTCCGCCCTGTCGTCGGCCCTCGAGACGCTCGCGGCTACGCCGCGACTGCTCGTCGCGCTCGACTTCGACGGCACCCTCGCACCCTTCGCCGACGACCCGGCACAGGTCGGGGCCCTGCCCGGCTCCTGGGCCGCGGTCCTGACCCTGCAGCGTGCTCGCGACACCGAGGTGGTCCTCGTCTCCGGGCGTCCGCTCGAGGGGCTCGCCCGGGTGTCGCACGCGCCAGACGGCATGGCGCTCGTCGGGTCGCACGGCGTCGAGTGGCGCGTCGACGGCCACGACGAGGCCGCGCTCAGCGAGGACGAGCGCGCACGGGTCGACCGTGTCGGCGCCGCCCTCGACGAGGTCGGTGCCAGGTTCCCCGGCGTCGTCGTCGAGCACAAGCCGGCCGGGCACGGACTGCACACGCGCCGGGTGAGCGCCGAGGTCGCGGCCGAGGCGAACGCCGCCGCGAGCCGGGCCGCGCACGACGCCGACCCCGACGTGCTCGAGCGCGGGGGCAAGGACATCGTCGAGTTCGCGGTGCGCCACGTCACGAAGGGCGACGCGATCGACCGGCTCCGCGAGCTGCGCGGGGCCGACGCCGTGTTCTTCGCCGGTGACGACGTCACCGACGAGGACGCCTTCCGGGTGCTCCGGGACGGCGACGTCGGCGTGAAGGTGGGGGAGGGCGACACGCTCGCGGCGCACCGCGTCGCTGATCCCGCAGCGCTCACCGACGTCCTGAAGCAGCTGGCGCGCCTGCGGGCCACGCGCTGA
- a CDS encoding mannitol-1-phosphate 5-dehydrogenase, which translates to MAVTKRAVHIGAGKIGRGFVGQFLVASGYELTFVDVDDRVVSALNDAGRFVVHEVGEQPVEHLVYGFRALSSKTDRERVVQAIAEADVVTTAVGARTLPLVAPVIAEGLAARAPERGDVTVVACENAFNATDSLHASIRRAPILEDRHVAAVFANCAIDRIVPDQSGVLGQSGGLDVVLEPFYEWVIERTPFADSQAEPPQIDGVTWVDDLQPFVERKLYTVNTAHATAAYHGFVRGIRLIREALEDREVRAEVDGVLAETTALLVAKHGFDPAEHARYVAANLTRIANPLLPDTTARVGRNPLRKLGRRERFIGPAAQLAERGLPVEHLLGAVRVALAFDDENDPESIELHALLRSGATAHALTEILTGLVESHPLFPAVRGVVAEVLETQPADV; encoded by the coding sequence ATGGCGGTGACGAAGCGAGCGGTCCACATCGGCGCCGGCAAGATCGGGCGCGGGTTCGTGGGCCAGTTCCTGGTCGCGAGCGGCTACGAGCTCACCTTCGTCGACGTCGACGACCGCGTGGTCTCGGCGCTCAACGACGCCGGCCGCTTCGTGGTGCACGAGGTCGGCGAGCAGCCCGTCGAGCACCTGGTGTACGGGTTCCGCGCCCTCAGCAGCAAGACCGACCGCGAGCGCGTCGTGCAGGCGATCGCCGAGGCCGACGTCGTCACGACCGCGGTCGGCGCGCGCACCCTGCCGCTCGTCGCCCCGGTCATCGCCGAGGGGCTCGCGGCCCGGGCCCCCGAGCGCGGCGACGTCACGGTCGTGGCCTGCGAGAACGCCTTCAACGCGACCGACTCGCTGCACGCCAGCATCCGACGCGCCCCGATCCTCGAGGACCGCCACGTCGCCGCGGTCTTCGCCAACTGCGCCATCGACCGCATCGTCCCGGACCAGTCCGGGGTGCTCGGTCAGTCCGGCGGGCTCGACGTCGTCCTCGAGCCCTTCTACGAGTGGGTCATCGAGCGCACGCCCTTCGCCGACTCGCAGGCCGAACCGCCGCAGATCGACGGCGTGACGTGGGTCGACGACCTGCAGCCGTTCGTCGAGCGGAAGCTCTACACGGTGAACACCGCGCATGCGACAGCCGCCTACCACGGCTTCGTGCGCGGGATCCGGCTCATCCGCGAGGCCCTCGAGGACCGCGAGGTCCGCGCCGAGGTCGACGGCGTCCTCGCCGAGACGACCGCGCTGCTCGTCGCGAAGCACGGCTTCGACCCGGCCGAGCACGCACGCTACGTCGCCGCGAACCTCACCCGCATCGCCAACCCGCTGCTGCCCGACACCACGGCACGCGTCGGGCGCAACCCGCTGCGGAAGCTCGGTCGGCGCGAGCGCTTCATCGGCCCCGCGGCGCAGCTCGCCGAGCGCGGCCTGCCCGTCGAGCACCTGCTCGGCGCCGTCCGCGTCGCCCTGGCGTTCGACGACGAGAACGACCCGGAGTCGATCGAGCTGCACGCGCTGCTCCGTTCCGGTGCGACGGCGCACGCGCTCACCGAGATCCTGACCGGGCTCGTCGAGAGCCACCCGCTGTTCCCCGCCGTCCGCGGCGTCGTCGCCGAGGTGCTCGAGACCCAGCCGGCCGACGTCTGA
- a CDS encoding acetolactate synthase large subunit: MPTEATPLSAAAGARRSPEILTGSGAVLRTLEHLGITDVFGLPGGAIIPFYDELMASTTIRHILVRHEQGAGHAAEGYASSSGKVGVAIATSGPGATNLVTAIADAYMDSVPFIAITGQVFSTLMGTDAFQEADIVGITMPITKHSFLVTDPADIPATLAAAHQIATTGRPGPVLVDITKDAQQKSAPYVWPPKVDLPGYRPVTKAHGKQITAAAQLLAEAERPVLYVGGGVVRSGASAELLRFAEATGAPVVTTLMARGAFPDSHPQHLGMPGMHGTVPAVLGLQDSDLIIALGARFDDRVTGKADEFAPHAKVVHVDIDPAEISKIRYADVPIVGDAREVLVDLLDAWGDVAADRADTGAWWAKLDQLRADFPLGYAEPTDGLLAPQAIIRRIGELTGPEGVYASGVGQHQMWSAQFIKYERPNAWLNSGGAGTMGYSVPAAMGAKVAQPDRVVWAIDGDGCFQMTNQELATCVINDIPIKVAVINNSSLGMVRQWQTLFYDGRHSFTDLETGHQSRRVPDFVKLADAYGALGIRVERADQVDDAIKLALETNDRPVVIDFVVSRDSMVWPMVPQGVGNSSIEYARDHAPSWDVEDADMTGDPA, from the coding sequence ATGCCCACGGAAGCCACTCCGCTGTCCGCTGCAGCCGGTGCACGCCGGTCGCCGGAGATCCTGACCGGCTCGGGAGCCGTCCTCCGGACGCTCGAGCACCTCGGGATCACCGACGTCTTCGGCCTGCCCGGCGGCGCCATCATCCCGTTCTACGACGAGCTCATGGCGTCCACGACCATCCGGCACATCCTCGTCCGGCACGAGCAGGGCGCCGGTCACGCGGCCGAGGGCTACGCGTCCTCGTCCGGCAAGGTCGGCGTCGCCATCGCGACCTCCGGTCCCGGTGCGACGAACCTCGTCACGGCCATCGCCGACGCCTACATGGACTCGGTGCCGTTCATCGCGATCACCGGCCAGGTGTTCTCGACCCTGATGGGGACGGACGCCTTCCAGGAAGCCGACATCGTGGGCATCACGATGCCGATCACGAAGCACTCGTTCCTGGTGACCGACCCGGCCGACATCCCGGCCACGCTGGCCGCGGCGCACCAGATCGCCACCACGGGTCGCCCGGGCCCGGTGCTCGTCGACATCACCAAGGACGCCCAGCAGAAGTCGGCGCCCTACGTCTGGCCGCCGAAGGTCGACCTGCCCGGCTACCGTCCGGTCACCAAGGCGCACGGCAAGCAGATCACCGCGGCCGCGCAGCTGCTCGCCGAGGCCGAGCGTCCCGTGCTGTACGTCGGCGGCGGCGTCGTCCGCTCCGGTGCATCAGCCGAGCTCCTGCGCTTCGCCGAGGCCACCGGTGCGCCGGTCGTCACCACGCTGATGGCCCGCGGGGCGTTCCCGGACTCGCACCCGCAGCACCTCGGCATGCCCGGTATGCACGGCACGGTGCCGGCGGTGCTCGGCCTGCAGGACAGCGATCTGATCATCGCCCTCGGCGCGCGCTTCGACGACCGTGTCACCGGCAAGGCCGACGAGTTCGCGCCGCACGCCAAGGTCGTGCACGTCGACATCGACCCAGCCGAGATCTCGAAGATCCGCTACGCCGACGTCCCGATCGTGGGCGACGCCCGCGAGGTCCTCGTCGACCTGCTCGACGCATGGGGCGACGTCGCCGCAGACCGCGCCGACACCGGCGCGTGGTGGGCGAAGCTCGACCAGCTGCGCGCCGACTTCCCGCTCGGGTACGCCGAGCCGACCGACGGGCTGCTCGCGCCGCAGGCGATCATCCGCCGCATCGGTGAACTGACCGGTCCCGAGGGCGTCTACGCCTCGGGCGTCGGCCAGCACCAGATGTGGTCCGCGCAGTTCATCAAGTACGAGCGGCCGAACGCCTGGCTGAACTCCGGCGGCGCCGGCACGATGGGCTACTCGGTGCCGGCCGCGATGGGCGCGAAGGTCGCGCAACCGGACCGCGTGGTGTGGGCGATCGACGGCGACGGCTGCTTCCAGATGACGAACCAGGAGCTCGCGACCTGCGTCATCAACGACATCCCGATCAAGGTCGCCGTCATCAACAACTCGTCGCTCGGCATGGTGCGGCAGTGGCAGACCCTGTTCTACGACGGTCGGCACTCGTTCACCGACCTTGAGACAGGGCACCAGAGCCGTCGTGTGCCGGACTTCGTCAAGCTCGCCGACGCCTACGGTGCCCTCGGCATCCGTGTCGAGCGCGCCGACCAGGTGGACGACGCCATCAAGCTCGCCCTCGAGACGAACGACCGCCCGGTGGTGATCGACTTCGTGGTCAGCCGCGACAGCATGGTGTGGCCGATGGTCCCGCAGGGTGTCGGCAACTCCTCGATCGAGTACGCCCGCGACCACGCGCCCAGCTGGGACGTCGAGGACGCCGACATGACCGGAGACCCCGCATGA
- the ilvD gene encoding dihydroxy-acid dehydratase, with product MPDIDVKPRSRVVTDGIEATTSRGMLRAVGMGDADWDKPQIGIASSWNEITPCNLSLDRLAQGAKEGVHSGGGYPLQFGTISVSDGISMGHEGMHFSLVSREVIADSVETVVNAERLDGTVLLAGCDKSLPGMLMAAARLDLASVFLYAGSVMPGYVKQADGSFKEVTIIDSFEGVGACKAGTMSEAELKEIECAIVPGEGACGGMYTANTMASVAEALGMSLPGSAAPPSADRRRDYYARRSGEAVVNMLRLGLTARQILTKEAFENAIAVAMALGGSTNVVLHLLAIAHEAEVELSLDDFNRIGSKVPHLADMKPFGKYVMVDVDRNGGIPVIMKALLEAGLLHGDVMTVTGKTLAENLAEIDPPELDGEVFRKLDNPIHTTGGLTILKGSFAPEGAVVKTAGFDAAVFEGPARVFDRERAAMDALTEGRIQKGDVVVIRYEGPKGGPGMREMLAITAAIKGAGLGKDVLLLTDGRFSGGTTGLCIGHIAPEAVDAGPVAFVRDGDRIRVDIAARSLDLLVDDAELEARREGWAPLPPRYTRGVLAKFAKLVQSAAKGAVTG from the coding sequence ATGCCTGACATCGACGTGAAGCCGCGCAGCCGGGTCGTCACCGACGGGATCGAAGCGACCACCTCGCGTGGCATGCTCCGGGCCGTCGGCATGGGCGACGCAGACTGGGACAAGCCGCAGATCGGGATCGCCTCGTCCTGGAACGAGATCACCCCGTGCAACCTCTCGCTCGACCGACTCGCGCAGGGCGCGAAGGAGGGCGTGCACTCCGGCGGCGGGTACCCGCTGCAGTTCGGCACCATCTCCGTCTCGGACGGCATCTCGATGGGCCACGAGGGCATGCACTTCTCGCTCGTCTCGCGCGAGGTCATCGCCGACAGCGTCGAGACCGTGGTGAACGCCGAGCGCCTCGACGGCACCGTGCTGCTGGCCGGCTGCGACAAGTCGCTCCCCGGCATGCTCATGGCCGCCGCGCGCCTCGACCTCGCGAGCGTCTTCCTCTACGCGGGCTCTGTCATGCCGGGCTACGTCAAGCAGGCCGACGGCTCCTTCAAGGAGGTCACGATCATCGACTCCTTCGAGGGCGTCGGTGCGTGCAAGGCCGGCACCATGAGCGAGGCCGAGCTCAAGGAGATCGAGTGCGCGATCGTCCCGGGTGAGGGCGCCTGCGGCGGGATGTACACCGCGAACACGATGGCCAGCGTGGCCGAGGCCCTCGGCATGTCGCTGCCGGGTTCCGCCGCCCCGCCGAGCGCCGACCGCCGACGTGACTACTACGCGCGCCGCTCCGGCGAGGCCGTGGTGAACATGCTGCGCCTCGGGCTGACGGCTCGCCAGATCCTGACGAAGGAGGCGTTCGAGAACGCCATCGCCGTCGCGATGGCACTCGGAGGCTCCACCAACGTCGTGCTGCACCTCCTCGCCATCGCGCACGAGGCCGAGGTCGAGCTGAGCCTCGACGACTTCAACCGCATCGGCTCGAAGGTCCCGCACCTGGCCGACATGAAGCCGTTCGGGAAGTACGTCATGGTCGACGTGGACCGCAACGGCGGCATCCCGGTGATCATGAAGGCGCTGCTCGAGGCCGGTCTGCTGCACGGCGACGTGATGACCGTCACCGGCAAGACCCTGGCCGAGAACCTGGCCGAGATCGACCCGCCGGAGCTCGACGGCGAGGTCTTCCGGAAGCTCGACAACCCGATCCACACCACCGGTGGCCTGACGATCCTCAAGGGCTCGTTCGCACCCGAGGGTGCAGTCGTGAAGACCGCGGGCTTCGACGCCGCCGTGTTCGAGGGCCCCGCCCGCGTGTTCGACCGCGAGCGCGCCGCGATGGACGCCCTGACCGAGGGCCGGATCCAGAAGGGCGACGTGGTGGTCATCCGCTACGAGGGCCCGAAGGGTGGACCGGGCATGCGCGAGATGCTCGCCATCACCGCGGCCATCAAGGGCGCGGGCCTCGGTAAGGATGTACTACTGTTGACGGACGGGCGATTCTCAGGCGGCACAACCGGCCTGTGCATCGGCCACATCGCACCGGAAGCCGTGGACGCAGGTCCAGTGGCATTCGTGCGCGATGGCGACCGCATCCGTGTCGACATCGCGGCTCGCTCGCTCGACCTACTGGTCGACGACGCCGAGCTGGAGGCCCGCCGAGAAGGCTGGGCCCCGCTGCCCCCGCGCTACACCCGCGGAGTCCTCGCGAAGTTCGCGAAGCTCGTCCAGTCCGCCGCCAAGGGCGCGGTCACGGGCTAG
- a CDS encoding magnesium transporter CorA family protein has translation MVMTRAWRDGTAVERDFPVERVSDLLDRHDGTFVWVDHVDPSPDELAQVEDELGVHALAVEDALEQGQRPKLDRYRDSLFLVVYDVDGLDADGDLVTHEVKAFVTQHALVTIHGSDVDLRSVERRLDANADMSDRGVPWLVWGLLDAVVDHATSAVEDIEARIDDLEDDLFEHGNPREQQIQRRSFRLRKALGVLRRQVVPTRDSVGALLHGDAGTIADGIRPYFRDVEDHLVTIADSVEQLRDSVSSVLDTNLNLASNRQNTVMKKVTSWAAIIAIPTAITGFFGQNVTFPGEGHWSGLLASVSLIVATSLVLYRVFKSKDWL, from the coding sequence ATGGTCATGACACGGGCGTGGCGGGACGGCACCGCGGTGGAGCGGGACTTCCCCGTCGAGCGGGTGTCGGACCTGCTCGACCGGCACGACGGGACCTTCGTCTGGGTCGACCACGTGGACCCGTCACCCGACGAGCTGGCCCAGGTCGAGGACGAGCTCGGCGTGCACGCACTCGCGGTCGAGGACGCCCTCGAGCAGGGGCAGCGTCCGAAGCTCGACCGCTACCGCGACAGCCTCTTCCTGGTGGTCTACGACGTCGACGGTCTCGACGCCGACGGCGACCTCGTGACCCACGAGGTGAAGGCCTTCGTCACGCAGCACGCCCTCGTCACGATCCACGGGTCCGACGTCGACCTGCGCTCCGTTGAGCGACGCCTCGACGCCAACGCCGACATGTCCGACCGCGGGGTGCCGTGGCTGGTCTGGGGGCTCCTCGACGCGGTGGTCGACCACGCCACGTCGGCGGTCGAGGACATCGAGGCGCGCATCGACGACCTCGAGGACGACCTCTTCGAGCACGGCAACCCGCGCGAACAGCAGATCCAGCGCCGGTCGTTCCGGCTGCGGAAGGCCCTCGGGGTGCTCCGCCGCCAGGTCGTGCCGACCAGGGACAGCGTCGGGGCCCTGCTGCACGGTGACGCCGGGACCATCGCCGACGGCATCCGGCCGTACTTCCGCGACGTCGAGGACCACCTGGTGACGATCGCCGACTCGGTCGAGCAGTTGCGTGACTCGGTGTCGAGCGTCCTCGACACGAACCTGAACCTGGCGTCGAACCGGCAGAACACCGTGATGAAGAAGGTGACGAGCTGGGCCGCGATCATCGCGATCCCGACCGCCATCACGGGGTTCTTCGGGCAGAACGTGACGTTCCCGGGCGAGGGGCACTGGAGCGGCCTGCTCGCGTCGGTGTCCCTGATCGTCGCGACGTCGCTCGTGCTCTACCGGGTCTTCAAGAGCAAGGACTGGCTGTAG
- the ilvN gene encoding acetolactate synthase small subunit: MSHVLSLLVEDKPGLLTRVAGLFARRGFNIESLAVGATEVEGLSRITVVVDVEDLPLEQVTKQLNKLVNVIKIVELDFSQSVQREHMLVKVRVDNQTRSAVLEAVSLFRAQVVDVATDSLIVEVTGDPGKIQAILRVLEPYGVKELARAGLLGMGRGPKSITDRVR, from the coding sequence ATGAGCCACGTCCTCTCCCTGCTCGTCGAGGACAAGCCGGGTCTGCTGACGCGCGTCGCCGGCCTGTTCGCCCGCCGCGGCTTCAACATCGAGTCGCTCGCCGTGGGCGCCACCGAGGTCGAGGGCCTGTCCCGCATCACGGTCGTCGTCGACGTCGAGGACCTGCCGCTGGAGCAGGTCACGAAGCAGCTCAACAAGCTCGTCAACGTGATCAAGATCGTCGAGCTCGACTTCTCGCAGTCGGTGCAGCGCGAGCACATGCTCGTCAAGGTGCGGGTCGACAACCAGACCCGGTCCGCCGTGCTCGAGGCCGTGAGCCTGTTCCGCGCACAGGTCGTCGACGTGGCGACCGACTCGCTGATCGTCGAGGTGACGGGCGACCCCGGCAAGATCCAGGCGATCCTGCGGGTGCTCGAGCCCTACGGCGTCAAGGAGCTCGCCCGTGCCGGCCTGCTCGGCATGGGCCGTGGGCCGAAGAGCATCACCGACCGCGTGCGCTGA
- a CDS encoding SLC13 family permease — protein sequence MRQAVIGGVLLVVGAVCVALGLLPLSDLGVLADRVVPVLAFVLGLTIVSELAADAGVFDRLADLAARIGGGRTIGLWAAVVVLAVVCTVFLSIDTTAVLLTPIVITLARRVGLPPMPFALTTVWLANTASLLLPVSNLTNLLAVDKIGLDGPIPFAGLMVWAALAGVVVPCAVLLVVFRGKLFGRYTPVDVRRPSDPLFFWAASAVLVLLVVALTAGVTVWIAALVAAALLVVVAAFRAPSELRPSRVPWSTLVFAAGLFVVVETLHTTGLTDPIVQALSGGTDTGSLLLLGGAGGVAANAIDNLPAYLVLEPAAGHEALRYAALLVGVNAGCLITPWASLATLLWHARLSAEGVHLSWGRYMALGCIVAPLTVVAGVLALQL from the coding sequence GTGCGTCAGGCCGTCATCGGGGGAGTGCTGCTGGTCGTCGGCGCCGTGTGCGTCGCGCTCGGGCTGCTCCCCCTGTCCGACCTCGGCGTGCTCGCGGACCGGGTCGTCCCGGTGCTCGCGTTCGTGCTCGGGCTGACGATCGTGTCCGAGCTCGCGGCCGACGCGGGCGTCTTCGACCGGCTCGCGGACCTCGCGGCACGGATCGGCGGCGGACGCACCATCGGGCTCTGGGCCGCGGTCGTCGTGCTCGCCGTGGTCTGCACCGTCTTCCTGAGCATCGACACCACCGCGGTGCTCCTCACCCCGATCGTCATCACGCTCGCGCGCCGGGTCGGGCTGCCGCCGATGCCCTTCGCGCTGACGACCGTCTGGCTCGCGAACACGGCGTCGCTGCTGCTGCCCGTGTCGAACCTGACGAACCTGCTCGCCGTCGACAAGATCGGGCTCGACGGTCCGATCCCGTTCGCCGGACTCATGGTGTGGGCGGCGCTCGCCGGGGTCGTCGTGCCGTGCGCGGTGCTCCTCGTGGTGTTCCGCGGCAAGCTCTTCGGCCGCTACACGCCGGTCGACGTCCGACGGCCGAGCGACCCCCTGTTCTTCTGGGCGGCGTCGGCCGTGCTCGTCCTGCTCGTGGTCGCGCTGACCGCCGGCGTGACGGTGTGGATCGCGGCACTCGTCGCAGCGGCGCTGCTCGTCGTGGTCGCCGCATTCCGGGCCCCGTCCGAGCTCCGGCCGTCCCGCGTGCCGTGGTCGACGCTGGTCTTCGCGGCCGGGCTCTTCGTCGTCGTCGAGACCCTGCACACCACGGGCCTGACCGACCCGATCGTGCAGGCGCTGTCCGGCGGGACCGACACCGGGTCGCTCCTGCTGCTCGGCGGCGCCGGAGGGGTCGCGGCGAACGCGATCGACAACCTGCCCGCCTACCTGGTGCTCGAACCGGCCGCCGGGCACGAGGCCCTGCGCTACGCCGCGCTGCTGGTCGGCGTGAACGCGGGCTGCCTCATCACCCCGTGGGCCTCACTCGCCACGCTGCTCTGGCACGCGCGGCTGTCGGCCGAGGGCGTGCACCTGTCGTGGGGTCGCTACATGGCACTCGGGTGCATCGTGGCGCCGCTCACGGTCGTCGCGGGCGTGCTGGCACTGCAGCTCTGA